GTTTCTTCGAGGTCTTTTCAGGATATTCAGAGACATTTCATCCTCCTATCAACAATTTCCACAACAGCATAATAGATATAGAAATACTATTAATAAAATTCTCTTATTCTTTAGGGGGTGTGGAAGTTGTTTAAAACAGTAAATTCTCGAGAGAAAATTTGTGGAAAACTTGTTTAAAACTTTGTTTAAATTGTGAAGATTTTGTTTAAAACTTTTAATCTCCAACAAAAAGATCGGAATATTCAACCACAGATAAACAAAAAATCCCCAAAAATTCGCTTTGATTTTTCCTTATAGATGTGGCAGGCTCTTGTTTTTTTGGGGTTTTGTTATGTCAGACAACAGCGAAGTTTTTTCAGATAAGCAAAAAAAAATTCTTTCCCAGTATGTTTCTAATTTGGAAGGTAATGTTTTTGTTTTGAAAAATCTTCCTGAGGTTATCAAGGGGGCCCTTTTCTCAAAGTATTCTCGATCTATTCTGGGAGTCAGAGCGGTTCTTCTTAAGGAGTTTTTAGAATCGGAGGAATCTGGTTTTATTGCTGAAGATGGGGTTCTTGCTGATAATGAAGAAGGGGTTCGTAGGGCTAGCGCTTTTTATGAAAGAGTTCTCGATGGGTTTGGAGATGACTCTATCGGAGAACTAGGAGGCGCCCATTTAGCCATAGAAAGAGTCTCTATGCTAGCGGCTAAGATTTTAGAAGATTCTCGTATAGGCGGGTCCCCTTTAGAAAAATCCACTAGATACGTCTATTTTGATCAAAAGGTCAATGGGGAGTATTCATACTTTAGAGATCCTATTTTGATGACCTCAGCCTTTAAAACAGCATTCCTGTCCACTTGCGATAATTTATTCAAGACTTATTCAGATCTTGTTCCAGAAGTCACCACTTTATTTGAAAAAATGTATCCAAGAGATCCGGAGGTCTCTAAATCTTCTTACAACGTTTCCATTAGGGCTAGAGTATTGGATTGTTTGAGAGGATTATTGCCTACGGCAACATTGACTAACGTGGGTTTCTTTGGAAATGGAAGATTTTGGCAAAATTTGATTCAGAGATTGCAATTGCATAATTTATCTGAAATCAAAGGAATAGGAAGCAATGTCTTGACAGAACTTAAATCTGTAATTCCTTCCTTCGTTAGTAGAGCAGAATGTCATCATAGACACCATAAGGGGTTAGCTAGATTTCAAGAAAGCATGGTTGAGAGAATTCTTGGAATTTCAAAGAAAATGAAAGCTCCTTTGGAACCTTTAGAGTCTGGAGTAAAGCTTGTTTACGGAGATCCGGAAGGTATTTACAAGGTGTGTGCAGGGATTCTATTTCCACACACTAACGTTTCTTTTTCTAGCTTAATAGATCAATGTAAAAAAATGCCTAAAGAGGAACTTAATAGCATTATAGAAGCTGTGACGTACCCCAGAGAGAATCGCAGACACAAATCTCCTAGGGGATTAGAATGTGCCGAGTTTGCTTTTGATATTGTCGCAGACTTTGGAGGTTATAGAGACTTGCAAAGACATAGAATGTTAACGCAAGAAAGACAATTATTAACTGCTTGTTTGGGCTATGATTTCCCAAAAGAATTACTAGATACTCCCATGGAGAAACCTTTTAGACAAGCTGTAGAGCAAGCCGGAGAAGTGTACAGGGCTATAGCAGAAGAATTTCCAGAGGAGGCCCAATACGTTGTCCCTATGGCATACCATATTCGATGGATGTTCCATATTAATGCTAGAGCCTTGCAGTGGCTTTGTGAGCTTAGATCCCAACCTCAAGGTCATATCAATTATAGAAGCTTAAGTGTAGCAATGGCTAGAGCTGTTTGCGATTTTGATTCAAGATATGAGCCCTTCTTTAAATTCGTAAATTATGATGATGTTGGCTTAGGTAGACTCGAGCAAGAGATTCGAAAAGAAGCAAAAGTTAATAGTTTTTCTTCTGAGGCTGAATAGCTTTTTTCTGAAAGTTTTCTTGTTTTATTTTTAACAGAATTCTTTCTTGAAAGGAACTTATAAAAACTGATAGTCTTTGTCCTCTGATTCTTTTTCCACGTTTTTGTATTTATGAAGAAATTCTTAGAAAACAATCTTGTCAGGTTTAAAAATATTTCAAAAAATAAACACGGCATGTTTGTTAACTTCAAGGTTAAGGGAGAACGAGGCGGAGCTTCTTTCACAGCCTCTATTACGGTAGATATATCTGCCGCGGAAGTAGATACGGGGGACTCTTTAGAGAAAATTATAGAGAGTTGTGCTAAGATTGGAGTTTCTGAGTTTCAACGTTGTGAATTTCAGTTTGAAGGCATTACCTGCCTATAATATTGCCTGGGTGTAGCGCAGCCTGGTAGCGCACTTGCATGGGGTGCAAGGGGGCGGAGGTTCAAATCCTCTCACCCAGATTTTTTTGTTGATTCGCTGTTATCCCGGCACTTCTTCTTCTACTCTTCCACTCGACGGAAGCCAGTATTGGCGCATAAATATCTTCTTGTTCACTTATAAAAAAGGCCTTTCTCTCTTCATCAGAAGGGGGAGAATTCAAAAATTTTATTTTTGGAGCTTCTGTTATAACTGCTAGAGGTGTTTGCTCGTTACCTTCTCCCATACAAAAGACTGCACTTACGGCTAAAGCATCTATAATATTCATTTCTGTAGTTTCTAAAGCCCTTCCATAGCAGTCTGGCTTACCAATGTAGCTGTAAATGGGGTCAAAACCACACCAAGAAAGAGCTAGACCCAAGACTCCTTTTCTCATAAGGGTTGTATGACTGTCTGTGAGGATAACTCCTAAATAATTAATCTTGTCTCTATGCTTAAGAAAAGACCAAATTTGAATCGCTGAAGAAAAAACATCTTCTGGATATAAGACGTATCCATTCAAAGAATTTGATTCATCTATTCCTGCGGAGGGTATAAGAATATTGTTTTTCTTTGTTAAAATAGGAGATGATGCGCAGGAAGGAAGCGGATCTAAGTACATATCTGCATGATTTCTAATTAATTCTTCTTTTGAAGGCACCTTGTTTTTGTCGACTACGCATCCTTCGCAGATACTCACAATTTTTGAAGAAATAGCGACGATGGAGCCTTCCTCTAGAGGGGGAAGGTAGGCGTCTAAGACTTGCTCTAAATCATCTGAAGTGGACACAGCATGGGTTTTATAGGCTCTAACAAACATAGAAATATCCTAGAAGAGTTTTTAAGTTTCTTGAAGAAAGAAGACGGCAGTAAAAATGCTTTAGTTTAGAGAAAACAAGCAAAGAGCTGCTCAAAATGGAACTATTTTTTATTGTGTTTTTTAAACAAGTTCGAGTTTGGGGACAAATCAAAAGAAAGCCTACGAAAAGACTGGTTAGAAAAACATCGATACTATTTTTTGTTAGATTAAGCTTCAAGGGTAAAAACCCTCAGAACACTTTTATCTGTTGCTGAGAGTTTTTAAAAAATCACTTAGATTTATTTGTCATGGGTTTTTCTTCTTCAAGAAGATCTAAGAAGGCTCTCAGTTGTTTAGATCTTATAGGATGACGCATCTTTCTTAATGCTTTAGCCTCGATTTGTCGGATACGCTCCCTAGTGACATTAAAGGCTGAACCCACTTCTTCTAGTGTTTTAGGTTTTCCGTCTAAGAGACCGAATCGGTGAATTAGAACAAATCGTTCTCTCTCTGTTAAAGTTTTTAGAACTTCTTTCATTTTATCTTTCAACATTGAGTAACCGGTGGCTTCTGCCGGGGATTCTACGCCCGTATCCTCGAGAAAATCCCCAAAAGAGCTCTCGCCACCTTCTCCGACTTCTGCCTGCAGAGATATGGGGTGTTGCGCTATTTTGTAAATTTCTCGCACGCGATCAGGTGTTAAGCCTAGTTCTTCAGCCAACTCTTCTGGAGTAGGTTCTTTTCCTGTTTCCATCATTAGTTTTTTTGCTCCACGAAGAACTTTGTTGATGGTCTCGATCATGTGAACGGGAATACGTATAGTCCTGGCCTGATCTGCTATGGCTCGAGTTACTGCTTGACGAATCCACCATGTGGCATAGGTGGAGAACTTGTAACCTCTACGATATTCAAACTTTTCAACAGCTTTCATTAGTCCCATATTTCCTTCTTGAATGAGGTCTAAGAAGGAAAGGCCTCTATTAGTGTATTTTTTTGCAATGGAAATAACTAGACGTAGATTGGATTCAACCATTTCCTTTTTTGCTTCCTGGCTTTTATCCATCCATCTCTGCAACATTCGAACATCTTTTTTAAATTCTTCTAAAGTTCTCCCCGCAGCAACTTCTCTGTTTCTTAATTTTCTCCGAGCAGCAGAAAGCTTCGCAGCAGCAAACTTATTTCGCTCTGCCCTTACCTTTAGATCATTTATTTCCTCTTCTAGACTTAGGAAAGAATCATATGCTTTAAAGACGACTTCACCAAAATCCTCTGTTACGTTATGCCTACAATGGAAACATCGTAAGTAAGCTTGCGTTCTAATACGACATTTTTCTAAGGCATCATTTAATTTAGCTGTTTCTGCCTTAGATTGTTGAGGTTCTCTCAGCTGTAGTAAGAGGTTTTCTAATATAGAGTCTTCTTCTTTTAGTAGAGAGATCAACTTGGGTAGTAGCTCCAAAAATCGAGCCTTATCCTCAACCTCTTTCTCAGAAATAATTTTATCGAAACGTTCTTTCCCACTTATCAGGTAGTTTGCTATCGAGATGGCCTCTTTTGTAGAATAGCGGAATCTCAAGATGATGCGTTCGATTTGTATTTGGGCTTTTTCTATTCTCTTAGAAATCTCAACTTCTTCTTCTCTGGTAAGCAAGGGAACAGTACCCATTTCCTTCAGGTACATTCTTACAGGATCATCCGGCGTTCCTTCCGAACGTCTGGCAAGACCTTCTAACTCTTTTGCTTCTTTTTTTCTTTCTTTCTGACGTTCTACATCGGCTTGATTAAGGACCTGAATATCCATCCCTGTGAGAAAGATCAAAACTTGATCTATCTGTTCCGGAGTATCAAAACTCATTGGCAGGATGTCGTTTATTTCTTCATAAGTAATAAAACCTTGATCCTTGGCTAGAGCAACTAATTCTTCGAGCTTTTTTTGAGGTTCTTCTTCTAGGGAGACGTCCGTATCAGTTTTTGTGTTCATGTTTGAAGTTGTGCCTCTTTGGGAATCTATAAAGCGTTATCTATAGTTTGGAACATAGTTTATCTCAACAAACATAGGAAAGCTAGGTATTTTTGAGTAGGCGAGACGGAGTGGGTGTAAATAAATTTTTTGTTCCAAACAAAACACGTCATTTCTAATAAAAGCCGGTTTTTTTCAAAAGTTAGGGTTTGTGTTGTAGGTGTTTCATAGAATTTGTTTCTCAATTATTTCTACATGTTTTACAATAGGCGCCCTTAAAGACCCTCACGTGGGTCGGTTTTTTCAATTTTTTTGACTGGAGTCTTATGGTCACCAAAAAAAACGCGAAGAATGCGAAGGTTAAACGTTCTAGTGCAGAGAAGAGGGTGATAACCTCTAAGAAGCGAAGCTTGATCAACCAAAGTTTTAAATCGAAAGTTAAAACTGTTGCCAAAAAGTTCGATGCTTCTTTGAAGACAAAAGATTCTGCTCTTATTTCTGACAGTTTAAACAAGCTATACAGCCTTATTGACAAAGGGGTGAAAAGAAAAATTTTCAAGCTTGGCAAAGGAGCCAGAATGAAGTCTAGAGCAATGGCTAAGATTGCTTAAGTTTTTAACCCTCAAAAATTAGGTGGTGTGTTGTGAGTGCTCTACCCTCTTTAAGTTCTATTTTTCGTCTCGGGACTCGACCTTTAGGCGGTTTCGATAATTTTTTAGCAGGTCTTGGCGGCAAAGCTAAGGTTTTAGGCGATTCTGCCGGCCTGTTGGGCGATCTTTGTAGTGCAGCTTCGCATTCGAGTGCGTTAGCAAAGCATATACTGTCAAAAGATGTTTCTCAGCGTCCCGGTCCTGGAGGGAAGGTCCCTTCTCCTTTAGGTGATAGGGAGCAAGTTTTTGCAAAGGTAGATTCCCTTCTTTCTAGTACGGCTCTATTGTCCGAGGGAGTAGAGGCTGTTGGTCTCTGGGGAAGATTCCTTACAGGACATTTGTTCTGGGAGACATCCTCTAACGGTAATTTTAGGTATGTTTCAAAGACTGCTTACGACGGAAGTGTTAGCACAGAAAGAAGCCGAAGGTCTTTCTTGAGTATAGCAGGAAAGACTGCTGCATTAGTTGGAAGGACCGCTGGCTTTGCTTCCGGACTACATGAAAAGAGTTTGATAAATCTCGGAGCGCATGCTCGAACTTTAGGTTATTCTGCCGGAGTAGCGTTCTTTGGTTCAGCGGTACAATACTCTGCTAGTTTATTGGAGGCTTCTTTAGACATCAAACACGCTAAGGATTACTATCAGGATCTTTCTGCTAAGGAAGGTTTCGACGGGGATGTTGCTAAAAACACTCAAAGAAGTGTCAGATGCTATCTGAGGGAGAAAGTTATTTGCCTCATAAGTAATATCTTGAATTTGATAGCTTTGCCTCTCAGCGTTGGTTTGATTTCTGGATTTGGCTTCGTCGGAACGACGGTGTCTATCGTAATTTGCCTTTTGGCTTCTATTCTCAATATTTTCCGAGATCTGACAGAATAGAGCCCTACGCTTTTGCGGCAGGAGCCAAAAACCTGCCGCGGCCCTTCTCTTTGTCCTTATTTCTGAAATAAAAGTTCCCAGCTCGTGGGGTCTGCCCATATCTCTACGGTGGATTTTGCTCTTGTTATGCCGGTATATATAAGGGATAGATCAAATTTTTCGCTTCCTTTAGGTATTAGTAAAAGAACCTGTTCAAATTCGCTGCCTTGACTTTTATGAATGGACAAAGCGTAGTTAAATGAGTATCTCGGAATAGATTTTATGTGAATAGGAGCCCTGTAAGAAAAAAATACTTTTTTGGAAACAGGATCTAACATTCCAACATCTCCGTTATACAGATCTAGCGAAGGGAAGCTATCCATAATCATAATAGGCACAGGTATAGAGGGATTGGCTAGTTTAATTTTTCTCGCTACTAAGGTGTTGAGATTCAAAGAGCCCCAAACGCCTTGTCTTAGAGGGGTTAGAACACAAAAAGAGCTGTCATTATTAAATAGAGCTTTGTTTGAAAGTTTTTCCAAAAAGAGATTGGAAATAATGTCTACAGCTTGCTCTAGGTTTGGAAGAGGTTGCGAAGGAATAAAAGTTTTTTTTAAAACAGAAGAGGACAGCTGTTGTATAAAAGAATTCTTGGTTCTTTTAATTTCTGTTAAATAAAAGGTGTTTTTTTTATATCTAGTAATCCATTCTTTCAAAGGTCTCCCAGACCCAATACCTATTGGTGGCAGCTGATTAGGATCTCCTAAGATAATGAGAGAAGAACAAAATTTTTGATTTGCGAAGTTACTATAGCCTTTAATGCCTTTTAAGAGGCTTAAAAGCATGCCAGTTGTTACCATAGATCCTTCATCAATAAGAATAAAATCTGGATGAGGGATGAGATCCTTTTTTATTTCATGAATCAATTTATGGATGGTTTTTACGGAAATTTTTTGGAATAAAGTTTGAGAAAGATTTTGTTTTAGTAGAGAGGCTGCTTTTCCCGTGGGGGTTCCAACGACTATATTTTTTACCAGATCTGTTGCTGCTAGAGTTTGTAGGATATGAGTCGCCAAAAAACTTTTTCCAGTCCCTGGGCCGCCACAAATAAATGTTAGACAAGAAGAAATAGATGTTTCAAGGATGGTTCTTTGCTCTTGGGTTAAAAGCTTAGTAGATGAATTTAATGGAATAGGGGATAGCATGGGCTTAGCATTTGCTAGGACGTCTAGTTTCTCGTAAAGCTGATGCTGTTCTTCAAAAGTTGGTTTAAAAAATAAAACATTCTCTTTTTGAATGAAGAGAACGTTCTTGATAGCTGTTGGAAAGGAACAAAAATATTGATAAAACTCTGTGGGGCAAAGATCTTTTGATGAGGGAGAGAGGGTTTTATTATCGGTATCTATGGTAAGGAAAGCGTGCCCCTCTCTGAGGACAGACGAAAGGGCGCATAAAAACAGGAGGTCCTGCTTCTTAGCATTAGGTTCTGCATGTCTTAGAGCAAAAGATATGTCTAAAGGGATGAAGGCTTTTCTATCTAATAAAAAAGAAATATCGAAATTTTTATATTTTTTCGTTTCAGTTAGAAATAAGTTCATTGCTGCTTTTTTGATTCAGACTTTTTTTGTAACCTAGAAGCAAATCGTGAGTCAAATGATTTTGGCATATTGTTAGCGCTTTAAGAACTTTAGTATCGTTGATTTTTTCTTTTGGAGGAAGGTGATTAAAGCATTCTAAAGCTTGTTGATACTCTTTTTGCTTGGTTAAACAAAGGCCTAAAAGGCGATAAAAGTGAGTGCTAGGAGAGACTCTTATTAGCCAGCGACAGTACAAAGCAGATTTTGCGTAAAGTCCGTGAGAGAACAAATACTCCGCGTCAGCGAAGAAATTAATAAGTTTTTCTTCAGAAAGGCTAGAACGAAAAGGAAGGTGTCCTTTCAAAACGAAATCCTCTAATTTCAAAAGCCTTTCTATTTCGTGGGAAGACTCTGCTTGCGCATAAGCTTTTTTTACAAATAACAATACTGCGCTTTCGCATTTTATATCATAGTGAGTAAATTTCAGAAGCTCACTAAGAAGTGTTAGAGCTTTTTCGTCATTATTTTGGTTCCAAAGGGTTTTTGCTAAAGACACAAGAGTGTTTACAAGTGCCTGATGGTCAATGTTGTGAGGTTGTATTTCTTCCCACAGGGACAAATAATTCTTTAGTTTAGTGTTTTGAGAATCATTCTCTAGAATTAATTGTTGAAGAGCTTCTTCTGAAAGAACTAGTTTACTACTCAAAGAAAGG
This is a stretch of genomic DNA from Chlamydiifrater phoenicopteri. It encodes these proteins:
- a CDS encoding FAD-dependent thymidylate synthase — its product is MSDNSEVFSDKQKKILSQYVSNLEGNVFVLKNLPEVIKGALFSKYSRSILGVRAVLLKEFLESEESGFIAEDGVLADNEEGVRRASAFYERVLDGFGDDSIGELGGAHLAIERVSMLAAKILEDSRIGGSPLEKSTRYVYFDQKVNGEYSYFRDPILMTSAFKTAFLSTCDNLFKTYSDLVPEVTTLFEKMYPRDPEVSKSSYNVSIRARVLDCLRGLLPTATLTNVGFFGNGRFWQNLIQRLQLHNLSEIKGIGSNVLTELKSVIPSFVSRAECHHRHHKGLARFQESMVERILGISKKMKAPLEPLESGVKLVYGDPEGIYKVCAGILFPHTNVSFSSLIDQCKKMPKEELNSIIEAVTYPRENRRHKSPRGLECAEFAFDIVADFGGYRDLQRHRMLTQERQLLTACLGYDFPKELLDTPMEKPFRQAVEQAGEVYRAIAEEFPEEAQYVVPMAYHIRWMFHINARALQWLCELRSQPQGHINYRSLSVAMARAVCDFDSRYEPFFKFVNYDDVGLGRLEQEIRKEAKVNSFSSEAE
- a CDS encoding coenzyme F420-0:L-glutamate ligase gives rise to the protein MFVRAYKTHAVSTSDDLEQVLDAYLPPLEEGSIVAISSKIVSICEGCVVDKNKVPSKEELIRNHADMYLDPLPSCASSPILTKKNNILIPSAGIDESNSLNGYVLYPEDVFSSAIQIWSFLKHRDKINYLGVILTDSHTTLMRKGVLGLALSWCGFDPIYSYIGKPDCYGRALETTEMNIIDALAVSAVFCMGEGNEQTPLAVITEAPKIKFLNSPPSDEERKAFFISEQEDIYAPILASVEWKSRRRSAGITANQQKNLGERI
- a CDS encoding RNA polymerase sigma factor yields the protein MNTKTDTDVSLEEEPQKKLEELVALAKDQGFITYEEINDILPMSFDTPEQIDQVLIFLTGMDIQVLNQADVERQKERKKEAKELEGLARRSEGTPDDPVRMYLKEMGTVPLLTREEEVEISKRIEKAQIQIERIILRFRYSTKEAISIANYLISGKERFDKIISEKEVEDKARFLELLPKLISLLKEEDSILENLLLQLREPQQSKAETAKLNDALEKCRIRTQAYLRCFHCRHNVTEDFGEVVFKAYDSFLSLEEEINDLKVRAERNKFAAAKLSAARRKLRNREVAAGRTLEEFKKDVRMLQRWMDKSQEAKKEMVESNLRLVISIAKKYTNRGLSFLDLIQEGNMGLMKAVEKFEYRRGYKFSTYATWWIRQAVTRAIADQARTIRIPVHMIETINKVLRGAKKLMMETGKEPTPEELAEELGLTPDRVREIYKIAQHPISLQAEVGEGGESSFGDFLEDTGVESPAEATGYSMLKDKMKEVLKTLTERERFVLIHRFGLLDGKPKTLEEVGSAFNVTRERIRQIEAKALRKMRHPIRSKQLRAFLDLLEEEKPMTNKSK
- the rpsT gene encoding 30S ribosomal protein S20; protein product: MVTKKNAKNAKVKRSSAEKRVITSKKRSLINQSFKSKVKTVAKKFDASLKTKDSALISDSLNKLYSLIDKGVKRKIFKLGKGARMKSRAMAKIA
- a CDS encoding AAA family ATPase gives rise to the protein MNLFLTETKKYKNFDISFLLDRKAFIPLDISFALRHAEPNAKKQDLLFLCALSSVLREGHAFLTIDTDNKTLSPSSKDLCPTEFYQYFCSFPTAIKNVLFIQKENVLFFKPTFEEQHQLYEKLDVLANAKPMLSPIPLNSSTKLLTQEQRTILETSISSCLTFICGGPGTGKSFLATHILQTLAATDLVKNIVVGTPTGKAASLLKQNLSQTLFQKISVKTIHKLIHEIKKDLIPHPDFILIDEGSMVTTGMLLSLLKGIKGYSNFANQKFCSSLIILGDPNQLPPIGIGSGRPLKEWITRYKKNTFYLTEIKRTKNSFIQQLSSSVLKKTFIPSQPLPNLEQAVDIISNLFLEKLSNKALFNNDSSFCVLTPLRQGVWGSLNLNTLVARKIKLANPSIPVPIMIMDSFPSLDLYNGDVGMLDPVSKKVFFSYRAPIHIKSIPRYSFNYALSIHKSQGSEFEQVLLLIPKGSEKFDLSLIYTGITRAKSTVEIWADPTSWELLFQK